The Marinilongibacter aquaticus genome has a window encoding:
- a CDS encoding uracil-DNA glycosylase, which produces MSVKLEESWKKALEDEFEKSYWTKLTEFVRKEYQQSRCYPPAKMIFNAFDSCPFEQVKVVILGQDPYHGPNQAHGLCFSVNDGVPFPPSLMNIFKELHDDLGKTMPKSGNLQDWANQGVLLLNATLSVRAAQAGSHQNKGWEQFTDSVISALNSQKSNLVFLLWGSYAQNKGKYIDSKKHLVLKSVHPSPLSANRGGWFGQKHFSKCNAYLKAHGKAPIQW; this is translated from the coding sequence ATGAGTGTAAAATTGGAGGAAAGCTGGAAAAAGGCCTTGGAGGATGAGTTTGAAAAAAGCTATTGGACAAAACTCACCGAATTTGTACGAAAAGAATACCAACAAAGCCGCTGCTATCCTCCTGCCAAAATGATTTTCAATGCCTTCGACTCGTGCCCTTTCGAACAAGTGAAAGTGGTCATTTTAGGCCAAGATCCCTATCACGGCCCCAATCAGGCCCACGGTCTCTGCTTTTCGGTAAACGATGGCGTGCCCTTTCCGCCTTCCCTGATGAATATTTTCAAAGAATTGCACGACGACTTGGGTAAAACCATGCCAAAATCGGGCAATTTGCAAGATTGGGCCAATCAAGGTGTACTTTTGTTGAACGCCACCCTCAGCGTAAGGGCGGCCCAAGCGGGCTCGCACCAGAACAAAGGATGGGAACAATTCACCGACAGCGTAATTTCAGCACTCAACAGCCAAAAAAGCAATCTCGTTTTTTTGCTTTGGGGAAGTTATGCCCAGAACAAAGGCAAGTATATCGACAGCAAAAAGCATTTGGTGCTGAAATCGGTGCACCCTTCGCCCCTTTCGGCCAATCGGGGCGGCTGGTTTGGGCAAAAGCACTTTTCGAAATGCAACGCGTATCTGAAGGCCCACGGAAAGGCTCCGATCCAGTGGTAG
- the apaG gene encoding Co2+/Mg2+ efflux protein ApaG, with product MISAITNGVKVSVKTEYQPYYSNARQMSYVFSYKIRIENCGDQTVQLLKRHWYIIDSNGYRREVEGDGVIGEQPIIEPGEFHEYVSGCNLATPMGKMYGTYTMERVLDGELFEVAIPEFHMITPYIQN from the coding sequence ATGATCTCTGCAATAACCAATGGTGTCAAAGTCTCTGTAAAAACAGAATATCAGCCGTACTATTCCAATGCACGGCAGATGAGTTATGTCTTTTCCTACAAAATCCGCATTGAAAACTGCGGCGATCAAACGGTTCAATTGCTGAAAAGGCATTGGTATATTATCGACTCGAACGGTTACCGCAGAGAAGTGGAAGGCGACGGGGTGATCGGTGAACAACCGATTATCGAACCGGGCGAATTCCACGAGTATGTATCGGGTTGCAATTTGGCTACGCCCATGGGAAAAATGTACGGTACTTATACGATGGAAAGGGTGCTTGATGGCGAGCTTTTCGAGGTGGCCATTCCCGAGTTTCACATGATTACGCCCTATATCCAAAATTAA
- a CDS encoding O-methyltransferase — translation MLSDFIAYRLKAKDEHALHSPFLFDFYTAVIKNRELLFETADIENCFKDLLKDERLLQINDLGAGSKFGNKPQKAVSKIARGSLKNKKWSDILAAIVAKYKYSTNLELGTSLGLTAVKMARANPFGKVYTFEGCGETLKVAKENFRKLGAHNVTPMLCDLDTGLQNVLNQIEKLDLVFFDANHRYTPTMRYFGQCLAKAHEGSCFVFDDIHWSKEMTQAWDEIKAHPQVRVTLDFFQMGVVFFKKELSKQDFVLRA, via the coding sequence ATGCTCAGCGACTTTATTGCGTATCGGTTGAAAGCCAAGGATGAGCATGCTCTGCATTCGCCCTTCCTCTTCGATTTCTACACTGCGGTGATCAAAAACAGAGAACTTCTTTTTGAAACGGCGGATATTGAAAACTGTTTCAAGGATTTGCTAAAGGACGAGAGGTTGCTTCAAATCAATGATTTGGGAGCGGGAAGCAAGTTTGGGAATAAGCCGCAGAAGGCCGTTTCGAAAATTGCCCGCGGCTCTTTGAAAAACAAGAAATGGTCGGATATTTTGGCGGCGATTGTCGCCAAGTACAAATACAGCACCAATTTGGAGTTGGGTACGTCATTGGGGCTCACTGCCGTGAAAATGGCCCGGGCAAACCCTTTTGGCAAAGTGTACACTTTTGAAGGTTGCGGCGAAACACTGAAGGTGGCGAAGGAGAATTTCAGAAAACTTGGTGCCCACAATGTCACACCGATGTTGTGCGATTTGGATACGGGTTTGCAAAATGTGCTCAACCAAATTGAAAAATTGGATTTGGTGTTTTTTGATGCCAACCATCGCTATACGCCCACAATGCGTTATTTCGGACAATGTCTGGCCAAAGCCCACGAGGGCTCGTGCTTTGTTTTTGATGATATTCACTGGTCAAAAGAAATGACACAAGCTTGGGACGAAATCAAGGCCCACCCACAAGTGCGTGTCACACTCGATTTTTTTCAAATGGGTGTGGTTTTCTTCAAAAAGGAATTGAGCAAACAAGACTTTGTTTTGCGGGCTTAA
- a CDS encoding ArnT family glycosyltransferase → MIKEEKRLYIALLAIFIVYICFMFIDVMDADAAQYAFMGLEMLQNKSYLQVFLRGTDYLDKPPLIFWMGTLSYSLFGVSNFAYKLPAVLFLITAIYSTFKFGSLWYNKRAGLFAALILASSQAFFLMSNDVRTDGYLTGSVALAMWQISLYLKKGHWKNILFASFALALGMMSKGPITLIIAASAIGGHLLFKQQWKKIFDYKWLLMLLAILVFLLPMCYGLYTQFDLHPEKFVYGLDGPSGLRFFFWTQSFGRITGEIYWANDTSFFFFFHTILWDFQPWISIFVVALVLRVFYFVSGKKKSQELITLFGFVLPFIALSLSHYKLPHYIFVLLPFASIITADYLCSIQKTRFWTVFQFVLMHLYFALAGLCLFYFFPEKNLVILAIFILGFILFWWVFLKEKPGTLKLVLPSLIAAISLGAVMALSFYPNLLKYQSRGTAGRIIRQYPESEAHNLGVESYALDYYSRKFVSPVDTAMIDTYPDGTLIFTTKKGAEWLGQHAETQFETLHVFDDYKVSMLNINFLRPEKREGKVDKTVLLRKTEP, encoded by the coding sequence ATGATCAAAGAGGAAAAACGTTTATACATTGCCCTTCTCGCCATTTTCATTGTCTATATCTGTTTCATGTTTATTGACGTAATGGACGCCGATGCCGCCCAATACGCCTTTATGGGTTTGGAAATGCTTCAGAACAAAAGTTATCTGCAAGTGTTTCTCCGTGGCACCGACTACCTCGACAAACCGCCTCTCATTTTTTGGATGGGCACGCTCTCCTACTCACTATTCGGTGTGAGCAATTTCGCCTACAAACTGCCCGCAGTCTTGTTTCTCATCACCGCAATCTATTCCACATTCAAGTTTGGCAGCTTATGGTACAACAAACGTGCAGGACTTTTTGCGGCCTTAATTTTGGCCAGTTCACAGGCTTTCTTTTTAATGAGCAACGACGTACGCACCGATGGATACCTCACAGGTTCAGTGGCTTTGGCCATGTGGCAAATCTCGCTTTACCTGAAAAAGGGGCATTGGAAAAACATACTTTTTGCCAGTTTTGCCCTTGCCTTGGGCATGATGTCGAAAGGCCCCATCACCCTCATTATAGCCGCCTCGGCTATTGGCGGACATCTGCTTTTCAAACAACAGTGGAAGAAAATATTCGATTACAAATGGCTGCTTATGCTCTTGGCCATTCTGGTTTTTCTTCTGCCCATGTGCTACGGCCTCTATACCCAATTCGATCTGCATCCCGAAAAATTCGTTTACGGTTTGGATGGGCCATCTGGGCTACGTTTTTTCTTTTGGACACAAAGTTTCGGGCGTATTACAGGTGAAATTTACTGGGCCAACGATACCAGTTTTTTCTTTTTCTTCCACACCATTCTTTGGGATTTTCAGCCTTGGATCAGCATTTTCGTTGTGGCCCTAGTTTTGCGGGTGTTCTACTTTGTATCGGGGAAAAAGAAATCGCAAGAACTCATTACGCTCTTTGGTTTTGTACTGCCTTTCATTGCTCTGTCTTTGTCGCATTACAAGCTCCCGCACTATATTTTCGTGCTTCTGCCTTTTGCCAGCATCATTACGGCAGACTACCTTTGCTCCATCCAGAAAACGCGATTTTGGACGGTCTTCCAATTCGTGCTCATGCACCTCTATTTCGCGTTGGCCGGACTTTGCCTCTTTTACTTTTTCCCGGAAAAGAATCTCGTCATCCTCGCCATTTTCATTCTTGGTTTCATCTTATTCTGGTGGGTTTTCCTGAAAGAAAAGCCCGGTACTTTGAAACTCGTACTTCCCTCTTTAATTGCCGCCATCAGTTTGGGAGCCGTGATGGCCCTTTCCTTCTATCCGAATCTTTTGAAATACCAATCGCGGGGAACCGCAGGGCGAATCATTCGTCAATATCCAGAATCGGAAGCACATAATTTAGGGGTAGAATCGTACGCTTTGGATTATTACAGCCGAAAATTCGTCAGTCCTGTAGATACGGCAATGATCGATACGTATCCGGATGGCACTTTGATTTTTACAACGAAAAAAGGAGCCGAATGGCTGGGGCAACATGCCGAAACGCAATTTGAAACCTTACACGTTTTCGACGATTACAAAGTGTCGATGCTGAACATCAATTTCCTTCGTCCAGAAAAAAGAGAAGGGAAAGTGGACAAGACCGTTCTTTTGAGAAAAACGGAGCCTTAA
- a CDS encoding MBOAT family O-acyltransferase — protein sequence MVFNSFAFIVFFPLVTLLYFALKHQYRWWLLLLSSIVFYGWFKVEYLLILVFTILVDYFAGLWIEKSKGTKRKWALVVSILANVGVLAYFKYANFILGTANALLLRTGHEGFDLLDILLPIGLSFHTFQAMSYTIEVFRGRVPAERNLFRYALYVMFYPQLVAGPIERPQNVIYQFYEKHKFDYQRAVSGLRLMLWGMFKKVVIADRLGLFVDQVYDNPEHFTGMPIIVATVFFGFQIFCDFSGYTDIGLGAARIMGFDLMKNFDRPYFSKSISEFWRRWHISLSSWFKDYVYIPLGGNRVSPLRRYFNLFIVFMISGLWHGASWNFVIWGALHGVYQIVGLWTHKTQKRIIGLLKNDFLEKCVHAAIVFFLVSVAWVFFRAHHLSQSLYLLKNMFATSSHSLSEMIDIIGVQDIIVLILSVGLMESVHWFQRKHDMGLWFDRQPKWFRWSSYYAVFTAIVLFATYSNTQFIYFQF from the coding sequence ATGGTTTTCAACTCCTTTGCCTTCATTGTTTTCTTCCCCTTGGTCACGCTGCTATATTTTGCCCTGAAGCATCAATACCGTTGGTGGCTTTTGCTGTTGTCGAGTATCGTATTTTACGGCTGGTTTAAAGTAGAATACCTGCTCATTCTGGTCTTCACTATACTCGTCGACTATTTTGCAGGATTGTGGATTGAAAAAAGCAAAGGCACAAAAAGGAAATGGGCACTCGTAGTATCGATTCTCGCCAATGTGGGTGTATTGGCTTATTTCAAATACGCCAATTTCATTTTGGGCACGGCCAATGCTCTACTCTTACGTACGGGGCACGAAGGTTTCGACCTTTTGGATATCCTTCTGCCCATTGGCTTGAGTTTCCATACTTTTCAGGCCATGAGCTACACAATCGAGGTTTTTCGCGGGCGGGTACCTGCCGAAAGAAATCTCTTTCGCTACGCTTTGTATGTGATGTTCTATCCGCAGTTGGTGGCTGGCCCTATCGAAAGGCCACAAAATGTGATCTACCAATTCTACGAAAAGCACAAATTTGATTACCAAAGGGCCGTGAGCGGCCTAAGGCTCATGCTTTGGGGCATGTTCAAGAAAGTGGTTATAGCCGACCGTCTGGGCCTTTTTGTGGATCAAGTGTACGACAACCCGGAGCATTTTACGGGCATGCCGATAATCGTGGCCACCGTTTTCTTTGGCTTTCAGATATTCTGTGATTTTTCGGGCTATACAGACATTGGCCTGGGTGCGGCCAGAATCATGGGTTTTGATTTGATGAAGAATTTCGATCGCCCCTATTTCTCAAAAAGCATTTCGGAGTTTTGGCGACGTTGGCACATTTCCCTTTCGTCTTGGTTTAAAGATTACGTGTACATCCCGCTGGGCGGGAACAGGGTTTCTCCCCTTCGCCGCTACTTCAATTTGTTTATCGTTTTTATGATCAGTGGATTGTGGCACGGAGCAAGCTGGAATTTCGTAATCTGGGGAGCCTTGCATGGCGTCTATCAAATTGTCGGCCTTTGGACACACAAAACACAAAAACGCATTATCGGATTACTGAAAAATGATTTCCTCGAAAAATGCGTACATGCCGCAATCGTATTTTTCCTTGTGAGCGTGGCTTGGGTATTTTTCAGGGCACATCACCTTTCCCAATCGCTTTACTTGTTGAAAAACATGTTTGCGACTTCGAGCCACAGCCTGTCAGAAATGATTGACATAATCGGTGTACAGGATATCATTGTCCTGATTTTAAGTGTCGGTTTGATGGAAAGCGTGCATTGGTTCCAGAGAAAGCACGACATGGGACTTTGGTTTGATCGACAGCCGAAATGGTTTCGCTGGAGTAGCTATTATGCGGTTTTTACAGCCATAGTGTTGTTCGCAACCTATTCAAACACACAATTCATCTATTTTCAATTCTAA
- a CDS encoding dihydrolipoamide acetyltransferase family protein — protein MAEVKMKMPTMGESIFECTVLNWLVKEGDAVQADDMILEVATDKIDTEIGSSHSGKIVKFLVQPGDVAAIGSPICIIESEEADSAAEEEVIKELEKSMEQVSETVQSPVSQNGKGRFYSPLVLSIAKEEGIDQEELDSLPGSGKDNRLTKEDILAYVKSGRKQKVFRFQAEEFNAGEDTIIEMDRLRMMISDRMVNSKRISPHVASFVETDMTNIVNWRNRIKDDFFEKHNEKITFTPILIEAVAKAIKAFPMINIQVEVPKIIKKGDINIGMAVALEDGNLIVPVIHHADQYPLPELAKKVNDLAKRARSNQLKPDELMGGTYTISNIGTFGNIAGTPIIMQPQVAIMAFGSIRKKPAVIETPQGDLIGVRSQMIISHSYDHRVVDGSLGGLFVKAVSDNLENFDIDRAI, from the coding sequence ATGGCCGAAGTAAAGATGAAAATGCCCACAATGGGCGAAAGTATATTTGAATGTACAGTACTGAACTGGTTGGTGAAGGAAGGCGATGCGGTACAGGCAGATGACATGATCTTGGAAGTGGCCACAGACAAAATCGATACCGAGATTGGCTCTTCGCACTCGGGAAAAATTGTCAAGTTTTTGGTACAACCCGGCGATGTGGCGGCAATTGGCAGCCCCATATGCATTATCGAATCTGAAGAGGCCGATTCTGCCGCAGAAGAAGAAGTCATCAAAGAGCTTGAAAAAAGCATGGAACAGGTATCGGAAACGGTCCAATCTCCTGTTTCGCAAAATGGAAAAGGACGTTTTTATTCGCCTTTGGTGCTCAGCATTGCAAAAGAAGAAGGCATTGATCAAGAAGAACTCGACAGCCTTCCGGGTAGCGGAAAAGACAATCGCCTGACCAAAGAAGATATTTTGGCTTATGTGAAATCGGGCCGCAAACAAAAGGTATTCCGTTTTCAGGCCGAAGAATTCAATGCAGGCGAAGACACCATTATCGAAATGGATCGTCTACGCATGATGATCTCAGACCGCATGGTGAATTCGAAACGCATTTCTCCACATGTGGCTTCTTTTGTAGAAACCGACATGACGAATATTGTGAATTGGCGAAACCGCATCAAAGATGATTTCTTCGAGAAACACAATGAAAAAATCACCTTTACACCAATCCTGATTGAAGCCGTGGCCAAAGCCATCAAGGCTTTCCCGATGATCAACATTCAGGTGGAAGTACCCAAAATCATTAAAAAGGGCGACATCAACATCGGCATGGCCGTAGCTTTGGAAGACGGCAATTTGATTGTGCCCGTGATACATCATGCCGACCAATACCCGCTGCCCGAACTCGCCAAAAAGGTAAACGATTTGGCCAAAAGAGCACGAAGCAACCAATTGAAACCCGATGAATTGATGGGCGGCACCTATACCATCAGCAATATCGGCACTTTCGGAAACATAGCGGGTACCCCCATTATTATGCAACCGCAAGTGGCCATTATGGCCTTCGGTTCTATCCGTAAAAAGCCCGCAGTAATTGAAACACCGCAGGGCGATCTGATCGGTGTACGTAGCCAAATGATCATTTCGCATTCCTACGATCACCGCGTGGTCGACGGTTCTTTGGGTGGCTTGTTCGTGAAAGCCGTTTCGGATAATTTAGAAAATTTCGATATCGACCGAGCAATATAA
- a CDS encoding competence/damage-inducible protein A has product MKEIRAEVITIGDEILYGQITDTNTQWMSAELDKLGIRTVRKSSIGDSEEAILGILEEGLGRADILLITGGLGPTKDDITKKTLAQFFGDHLELNNDALEMVEGFFTQRGRTLTEINKQQAFLPSQCTYLPNAVGTAPGMWFDAEGKVIVSMPGVPFEMKYLMSEEVLPRLREKFKTPFIVHRIIRTVGIGESYLSEMIEAWELALPSHIKLAYLPNLSQVRLRLTGVGFDKDLLEKEIDLEVEKLREIAGQYIFGEGDDELESVIAQTLTARQETLSLAESCTGGFLAHSITALAGSSAYFLGGVVSYSNAVKINQLGVQAETIEAHGAVSEETVIQMAEGVKKLIGSTYSIATSGIAGPGGGTPEKPVGTIWIAVSGPNKTLAKKILSTKTRLLNIEYGSKVALNMLRKMIIEEN; this is encoded by the coding sequence ATGAAGGAAATACGTGCCGAAGTCATAACCATTGGCGATGAAATATTGTACGGGCAAATAACCGATACAAACACCCAATGGATGAGTGCTGAGTTGGACAAATTGGGAATACGAACGGTACGAAAGAGCTCGATTGGAGACAGCGAAGAGGCCATTCTCGGTATTTTGGAAGAAGGCCTTGGCAGAGCCGATATCCTGTTGATCACAGGTGGGCTTGGCCCCACCAAAGACGACATCACCAAAAAAACCTTGGCTCAATTCTTTGGCGATCATTTGGAGCTGAACAACGACGCTTTGGAAATGGTGGAAGGCTTTTTTACCCAACGCGGAAGAACGCTCACCGAAATCAACAAACAGCAAGCCTTTTTGCCTTCGCAGTGTACATATCTGCCCAATGCAGTAGGTACAGCACCGGGAATGTGGTTTGATGCCGAAGGCAAAGTAATCGTCTCGATGCCCGGCGTGCCATTCGAAATGAAATATTTGATGAGCGAAGAGGTGCTTCCTCGATTGCGAGAGAAGTTCAAAACGCCTTTCATTGTACACCGCATCATTCGTACGGTGGGCATTGGCGAATCTTACCTCTCCGAAATGATCGAAGCCTGGGAATTGGCTTTGCCTTCTCACATTAAGCTGGCCTACCTGCCCAACCTCTCACAAGTGCGTTTGCGATTGACAGGAGTAGGCTTCGATAAAGATTTACTCGAAAAGGAAATCGATCTAGAAGTTGAAAAGCTACGCGAAATAGCCGGACAATATATTTTTGGAGAGGGCGACGATGAATTGGAATCGGTAATAGCCCAAACATTGACAGCACGTCAAGAAACCCTTTCTTTGGCCGAAAGCTGTACGGGCGGTTTTCTGGCCCACAGCATTACGGCTTTGGCGGGCAGTTCGGCCTATTTTTTGGGCGGTGTGGTTTCTTATTCCAATGCCGTGAAAATAAACCAATTGGGTGTGCAGGCCGAAACCATTGAAGCCCACGGTGCGGTATCTGAAGAAACCGTAATCCAAATGGCCGAGGGGGTGAAAAAACTGATCGGAAGCACCTACTCCATAGCCACCAGCGGCATCGCAGGACCCGGCGGGGGCACGCCCGAAAAGCCTGTGGGTACAATTTGGATTGCCGTATCGGGTCCAAACAAAACCCTTGCAAAGAAAATCCTGAGTACAAAAACACGTTTACTGAATATTGAATACGGTAGCAAGGTGGCCCTTAATATGTTGCGTAAAATGATAATTGAAGAAAATTGA
- a CDS encoding DUF4197 domain-containing protein: MKLSITILFFTSFLFMTSCAQNINLGKVAEGILGGTSGGGLTSGEIAAGLKEALIVGIDKGATQLSQTDGYFANPKIKIPFPEDVQKVENALRKVGLGNEVDKFVLALNRGAEEAAKEAKPIFVSAIKQMTISDAVSILKGEQDAATQYLKRTTSAQLTEKFMPVVEKALGKTQATKYYSDLANAYNRIPFTQNKVDPDLKGYATQKAIDGLFLMIANEEAEIRKDPLARTSALLKKVFGSI, from the coding sequence ATGAAGCTTTCGATTACCATTTTATTCTTCACATCTTTTCTCTTTATGACATCGTGTGCTCAGAATATCAACCTTGGCAAAGTGGCCGAAGGCATACTGGGCGGTACATCTGGCGGTGGACTGACGAGCGGCGAAATTGCTGCCGGCCTGAAAGAAGCCCTGATCGTGGGCATCGATAAAGGGGCAACCCAACTTTCGCAAACAGACGGTTATTTCGCCAATCCAAAAATTAAAATTCCTTTTCCAGAAGACGTGCAGAAGGTTGAAAATGCCTTGCGTAAGGTTGGTTTGGGCAATGAAGTGGATAAATTTGTACTGGCCTTGAACAGGGGGGCAGAAGAGGCGGCCAAAGAAGCCAAACCCATATTTGTAAGTGCCATCAAACAAATGACTATTTCGGATGCCGTCAGTATTTTGAAAGGAGAACAAGATGCCGCCACGCAATATTTGAAGCGTACGACATCGGCTCAATTGACTGAAAAGTTTATGCCCGTGGTGGAAAAGGCTTTGGGGAAAACACAGGCCACCAAGTACTATTCTGATTTGGCCAATGCCTACAATCGCATTCCTTTTACGCAAAATAAAGTGGATCCCGATTTGAAAGGTTATGCCACGCAAAAGGCGATCGACGGCCTGTTTTTGATGATTGCCAATGAAGAAGCCGAAATCCGGAAAGATCCCTTGGCCCGTACATCGGCTCTACTCAAGAAGGTGTTTGGTAGCATCTAG
- the gldC gene encoding gliding motility protein GldC, translating to MTNSEINFKVELDDNRVPERIFWDATENPNEGINETKAISIGVWDQYHKGLLGINLWTKDMPVDEMNHFVVDLVGNLAQMITDSTQDEVVISALHEAGQKIAKHLNEQAKKEQSQQSQQ from the coding sequence ATGACGAACTCAGAGATAAACTTCAAAGTAGAGCTAGACGATAATCGTGTTCCCGAACGTATTTTTTGGGATGCGACAGAAAACCCGAACGAGGGAATAAACGAAACAAAGGCCATTTCGATTGGCGTGTGGGATCAGTACCACAAAGGTCTTTTGGGAATAAACCTGTGGACAAAAGATATGCCAGTAGACGAAATGAACCACTTTGTGGTGGATTTGGTCGGCAATTTGGCTCAAATGATTACCGATAGCACACAAGATGAAGTGGTGATCAGTGCTTTGCATGAAGCGGGTCAGAAGATTGCCAAGCACCTGAACGAGCAGGCTAAGAAAGAGCAAAGCCAGCAGTCTCAGCAATAA
- a CDS encoding gamma-glutamylcyclotransferase family protein, whose protein sequence is MDYLFVYGTLMQKWQGNAWSALLHQNAEYCGEGKVEGQLYKIDFYPGLVKGDGEVFGEIWRLKAPEKLLPLLDEYEDFIPARPEESLYIRTVADVTDIKKSSTLRCWTYFYNRSVDLLPIYPKGRFA, encoded by the coding sequence ATGGATTACCTGTTTGTATACGGTACACTGATGCAAAAATGGCAAGGTAACGCATGGTCGGCTTTGCTTCATCAGAACGCCGAATACTGCGGTGAAGGAAAAGTAGAAGGACAACTTTATAAAATTGATTTTTATCCGGGCTTGGTCAAAGGCGATGGAGAGGTGTTTGGTGAAATATGGCGTTTGAAAGCACCGGAGAAACTCCTCCCCCTTTTGGATGAATACGAAGACTTTATTCCAGCCCGACCCGAAGAATCTTTGTACATACGCACCGTGGCAGACGTGACCGACATAAAAAAATCCAGCACCTTACGATGCTGGACTTATTTTTACAACCGATCGGTAGACTTATTGCCCATCTACCCCAAAGGTCGATTTGCTTAA
- a CDS encoding MmcQ/YjbR family DNA-binding protein, translating to MHIDEYRDFVMSKKGVTEELPFGPDTLVFKVMGKVFALVPLDTEDFRISLKNTPEKNQDLRASYPGIQGAFHMNKLHWSMFLMNMGIPSSVLQECTNDSYNLVVKGLTKKLQAELENL from the coding sequence ATGCATATCGACGAATACCGTGATTTCGTGATGAGCAAAAAGGGGGTAACCGAAGAACTGCCCTTTGGCCCAGATACTTTGGTGTTCAAAGTAATGGGCAAAGTGTTTGCTTTGGTACCTCTCGATACCGAAGATTTCCGCATTAGCCTGAAAAATACGCCTGAAAAAAACCAAGACCTTCGGGCTTCGTATCCCGGTATTCAAGGGGCTTTCCACATGAACAAATTACATTGGAGCATGTTCTTGATGAACATGGGTATCCCCTCTTCCGTCTTACAAGAATGCACAAACGACTCGTACAATTTAGTGGTGAAAGGCTTAACCAAAAAGCTGCAAGCCGAACTGGAAAACCTTTAA
- a CDS encoding DUF6728 family protein, whose protein sequence is MNKLLHYLKLAPVFSYFIRVFKKDKDGKYPTSTNLKMMHGINRISIVMFAICIVILIYKLFFRQ, encoded by the coding sequence ATGAATAAATTATTGCACTACCTGAAACTGGCCCCCGTATTTTCGTACTTCATTCGGGTTTTCAAAAAGGACAAAGACGGCAAATACCCTACAAGTACCAATTTGAAAATGATGCACGGCATCAATCGCATATCCATTGTGATGTTTGCCATTTGTATCGTAATCTTGATCTACAAATTGTTTTTCCGACAATAA